TGACCGGATCGACGGCATCGAGCTGATCGACAAGGTGATCGACATCGACCAGTCGCCGATCGGCCGCACCCCGCGCTCCAACCCCGCCACCTATACCGGCGCCTTCACGCCGATCCGCGACTGGTTCGCCGGACTGCCGGAGGCGAAGTCGCGCGGCTACGCGCCGGGCCGCTTCTCCTTCAACGTGAAGGGCGGCCGCTGCGAAGCCTGCCAGGGCGATGGCGTCATCAAGATCGAAATGCATTTCCTGCCCGACGTCTATGTCCAGTGCGACGTCTGCAAGGGCAAGCGCTATAACCGCGAGACTTTGGAAATCCACTTCAAGGGCAAGTCCATCGCCGATGTGCTGGACATGACGGTGGAGGATGCGGCGCAGTTCTTCCAGGCCGTCCCCTCAATCCGCGACAAGATGGAGACGCTGGAACGGGTCGGCCTCGGCTATGTCCATGTCGGCCAGCAGGCCACCACCCTGTCGGGCGGCGAGGCGCAGCGCGTGAAGCTGGCGAAGGAGCTCTCCCGCCGGGCCACGGGGCGCACCCTCTATATCCTCGACGAGCCGACCACCGGCCTGCATTTCGAGGATGTGAAGAAGCTGCTGGAAGTGCTGCACGCGCTGGTCGATCAGGGCAACACGGTGCTGGTGATCGAGCATAATCTGGAGGTCATCAAGACCGCCGACTGGGTCATCGATCTGGGGCCGGAAGGCGGCACCGGCGGCGGCGAGATCGTCGCCATCGGCACGCCCGAGGAAGTGGCCGAAAACCCGCGCAGCCACACCGGACGCTATCTGAAGCCCTATCTCGGCGCGGCAGCGGAAAAGAAGCTGGCGTAAGACACAAGCTGTCCGCTCAAGCAGACAGTTCGCACCTGCAACAGGCTTTCCAGAATCAAACTCCACCCGTCACCCCCGGGCTTGTCCCGGGGGTCCAGGTTTCAGCCTGCTCAACTGATGCCAGCGTCAGCTCAACCGTGGATTCCCGGCACAAGGCCAGGAATGACGGAAAGCATATAAAAGCGCTGGAACCGTTAGGCTTTCAGCCTTCAGGAGCCGGGCCTACACCGCCGCCAGTCGCTGCAGGGCTGCCGACAGCTTGTCGCGGGTGGCCTCGGCGTCGGCCTTGCGCTCCTGATTCTCCTCGACCACCTCGGGCGGCGCCTTGGCGACGAAATTCTCGTTCGCCAGCTTGGCGGCGATCTTCCTAATCTCCGCCTCCACCTTGTCGATCTCCTTGGTCAGGCGCTGCTTTTCCGCCGAGACATCGATCAGCTCGGCCAGCGGCAGGGCAAGCGTGGCCTCGTCGAGGACGATCTGCACTGCCCCCCTGGCGGTTTCATCCACCGTCTCGACCCCGGAGAGCCGTGCCATGCGCAGGATGATGTCGTTATGCGCCGCAAACCGCGCCTGCGTGGCGGCACTGGCGCCCTTCACCTGCAGCGGTGCCTTGGCGGCGGGCGGCACATTCATGTCGCTGCGCACCGAGCGGATGTCGGAGATCAGCCGCACCAGCCATTCCATCTCCGCATCGGCTTCCGGGTCGATCAGGCTGTCCGGCAGGTCCGGGAAGGATGCCGAGATCAGCAGCCCGCCGCGTTTTTCGGCAAGCGCGTTCCACAGCTCTTCGGTGATGTAGGGCATGATCGGGTGCAGCATCAGCAGGATCTGGTCCAGCGCCCAGCCGGTCATGGCGCGGGTCTCGGCCTTGGCGGCCTCGTCCTCGCCCAGCAGGATCGGCTTGGTGAATTCCAGATACCAGTCGCAGAAGCTGCCCCAGATGAATTGGTAGGCCGCACCGGCGGCGTCGTTAAAGCGATAGGTTTCAAAGGCCTGCGATATCTTCTTCGCTGTCCGCACGACCTCGCCGGCAATCCAGCGATTGACCCGCTGCTTGGCCGTGGCGGGATCGAAGCCCTCGACGGCCCGCGCCCCGTTCATCTCGCAATAGCGCGCCGCGTTCCACAGCTTGGTGGCGAAGTTGCGATAGCCCTCGACCCGGCTTTCGGCCAGCTTGATGTCCCGCCCCTGCCCGGCCTGCGCCGTCAGGGTGAAGCGCAGCGCATCGGCGCCGAACCGGTCGATCAGGTCCAGCGGATCGATGACATTGCCCTTCGACTTCGACATCTTCTGGCCGCGCTCGTCGCGCACCAGCGCGTGGATATAGACGGTGCGGAACGGGATATCCTTCTCGAAATGTATGCCCGCCATCATCATCCGGGCAACCCAGAAAAAGATGATGTCCAGACCCGTGACCAGCACGTCGCCGGGGTAATAGCGCTTCAGCTCCGGCGTTTCGTCCGGCCAGCCCAGCGTGGAGAACGGCCACAGGGCGGAGGAGAACCAGGTGTCCAGCACGTCCGGGTCGCGGGTCAGATCTACCGGCTTGCCATAGTGCTTCGTGGCGGCTTCCTGTGCCTCCTCCTCGGTTTCCTCGACGAAATAAGCACCGTCCGGGCCGTACCAGGCCGGAATCTGATGCCCCCACCAGAGCTGGCGCGACACACACCAGGGCTGGATGTTGCGCATCCACTCGTAATAGGTCTTTTCCCACTGCTTCGGCACGAACTCGGTCTTGCCGGTCTCCACCGCTTCGAGCGCCGGCTTGGCTAGCGTGGCGGCATCGCAAAACCACTGATCGGTCAGCCAGGGCTCGATGGCCACGCCGGAACGGTCGCCATGCGGCACGGTATGCGGGTGATCCTCGATCTTCTCCAGCAGGCCCAGCGCCTCGATATCGGCGACGATCTTCTCGCGCGCCTTGTAACGGTCGAGGCCGCGATAGGCTTCCGGTGCGTTCTCGTTCATCCGCGCCTCGCGGTCGAGAACGTTGATCATCTCCAGATGATGCCGCTTGCCGACCTCGAAATCGTTGAAGTCATGCGCCGGGGTGATCTTCACCGCGCCGGTGCCCTTCTCCGGGTCGGAATAGTCATCGGCGATGATCGGTATTTTCCGGCCGACCAGCGGCAGCTCGACCATCTGGCCAACCAGATCGGTAAACCGCTCATCCTCGGGATGTACGGCAACGGCGGTGTCGCCCAGCATGGTTTCCGGGCGTGTGGTCGCCACAGTGATCGAGCGGCCGCTGCCATCGGCCAGCATGTAGCGGAAATGCCAGAGCTTGCCCTTCACCTCGCGCGGCTCAACCTCCAGGTCGGAAATCGCGGTCAGCAGGCGCGGGTCCCAGTTCACTAGCCGCTTGTCGCGGTAGATCAGCCCTTCCTTGAACAGCCGCACGAAGACCTTGCGCACTGCCTTCGACAGGCCCTCATCCATGGTGAAGCGCTCGCGTTCCCAATCCGCCGAGGCACCCAGCCGGCGCAGCTGATTGATGATCGTACCGCCGGATTCCGCCTTCCACTCCCACACCTTCTCGACGAATTTCTCGCGGCCGAGATCGTGCCGGGTGACCTGCTGGGCCTCAAGCTGTCGTTCCACCACCATCTGGGTGGCAATGCCGGCATGGTCGGTGCCCGGCTGCCACAGCACGTCATAGCCCTTCATCCGGTGATAGCGGATCAGGATGTCCTGCAGGGTGAAGGTCAGCGCGTGGCCCATATGCAGGCTGCCGGTAACGTTCGGCGGCGGCATCATGATCGTGTAGGGCGTCTTGCCCGACTTGGGGTCGCAGCAGAAGGCACCGCTCTTCTCCCATTCCGGGTACCATTTCGCCTCGATCGCGGCCGGCTCGAACGTCTTGCCCAGCATTCTCGAAAATCCTCGGTTTCGTCTGGTCTTGTGGGGAGTAAGGGACCAAGCCGCCTTATCTACGACAAGCGGCCCTCCCTGCCAACGGCAAACGCCAAGGCATAACGCCAGAAACCGCCATTCATCCCTGCGGGATGGGCGGGCCGGGCGGCGGCAAAGTCCGTCATTCTTCGGGGTGGCGCTGTCCCTGCCGGGCGATCCGCTCGATCTCCTCGCGGACCAGCCGCTCGACGATGTGCGGCAAATTCTTGTCGAGCCAGTCCTTCAGCATCGGCCGCATGACCTCCTTGGTCAGCGATTCCAATGTCTTGTGGCCGGCGCCGATGGGCAGTTCCGGATGCCGTGCCTCCAGGGTGGAGGTCAGGTTGGCGAAAGCGGAAACGGCCTCATCCCGCTTCGGCGGGGAGACCAGCCCTTCATCCTCTTCCTCGAAGTCGGGCTGCGGCGGTGGCGCGGCCTGGGCGCGACGCCGCTGTTCCTCGAACAGCGGCTCGACTTCCGCCTCTTCCTCGACCTTTTCGGTGAGGTCGAGGATGTCTTCCTCTTCCTCCTCCGGGACGAAGGCTTCTTCCTCGATTTCGGGTTCCGGCTCGAATTCCGGTTCCGGCTCCTCGGCGGGCACCGGTTCGAAATCGACCTCTGGCTCGGGTTCGGGTTCCGGCTCGGCTACAGGCTGTGGCTTCGGCGCAGGCTTGGCCGCCTTTGGCGCCGGCGCAGGTTCGGCTTCGTCAGCCGCGCCGTCTTCGGAGATAATGCGCCGGATCGACGCAAGTATCTCCTCCATTGACGGTTCTTCTGCCCTGTTTTCGCTCATCTTACCGCCAGATAATGATATTTCTCTTCACAGTAGAACAGAATATGCCCCTTGGCTAGCACCCGGCGCTATTCATACGCAGTGCCGGCAATACCGCCTCAATCCTCTGAAATATCGAAGCCCCACCAGCGTCCGCGGGTCTCCCGGTAGTGCTTCTCGAAATCGTAGAACTGCACCTGCAGCCCAAGGTCACGGGCCGTCAGGCTGCCAATGGCCGTCAGCAGTTCCAGCTTGTAGACAATCTCGTCGCGCTGCGCCGACACCAGGCTGACCTGCGCGTTCAGCAGTTCCTGCTCAGCATCAAGAATATCGAGGATGGTGCGCGAGCCCACCTTTGCCTCTTCCTGCACGCCATCCAGGGCGATCTCGGCAGCGCCGATAACGGTAACCAGCGATTCGATGCGGGCCTTCGCCGCGGCCAGATTGTCATAGGCCGCCGCAGCGTTGGAAACGGCGGTACGGCGGGCATCCTCCAGCGCGTTCTGCGCGCGGGTTTCCTGCTGCTTCGACTGCCGCACGCGGGAGCTGACCGAGCCCGACTGATACAGCGGCACGGTGACCGTGGCGAAGACCGACGCCTCATCCGTGCGCGAATCGCGCAGCTGCTGGTTCTCGAACCGGCTGACTTCGACGCTGAGATTCACCTGCGGCAGTGTCTCGCCGAAAATCTGCCGGGTCTGCGCCTCGACCGAATCAATCGAGAAACGCTGGGTCAGCACATTCGGGTTGTTGCGCGAGGCTTCCGTCAGCACGGCTTCCCGGTCGCCCGGCGTGTCCAGCGGCACATCCGGCTCGCTGAGCCGCGTCGGCGCGATGCCGACAACCTGGATAAAGCGCTCGCGCGAAGCGGCCAGCTGGCCTTCCGCCGCGACGCGGTCCGCCTGCGACTGGGCAAGCCGCGCCTCGGACTGCGACACGTCCGTGCGGGTAACCTCGCCGACATTGAACTGGTCGCGCGTCGCTTCCAGTTGGCGCTGCAGGCGCTGCACGTTATTGACGCGCAGTTCCAGCGTCGCCTCGTCGCGGATCACATTCATGTAGGCGGTCGCAGCCTGCAGGAAAATCTGCTGCTCGGTCGAGATCAGCTGGGCGCGCTGCGCCTGGATGCTGGCCTCCGCGCGTTCAGTCTCGGCGGTGGTGCGGCCACCGCGATAGAGCGGCTGATTCACCGAGAAGGTGGCGCGGGACGGCGTGCGCGTGTTGCTGCTCTGCCGGTCTTCGACCCCCAAACGCTCGACATCGGTCGTGGTCCGGCCGATCTCGCCGGAGACGCTGACGGTCGGCCGCCAGTTGGACAGCGCCTGCGCCAGGCTTTCGTCCGTCTCGCGCAGCCGGGCGCGCTGGGCCTGCAGCACCGGGTTGGTCTCATAGGCCAGCGCCAGCGCCTCGCTCAGCGTCTGGGCGGATACCGATGACGGCGACAGGGCGGCCAGCGCGGCGAAGGCGGCACCGCCCAGCAGCAGACCGCGCCACCGCGAACGGCGCGCCGGATCGGCCATGGTCTGGTTTGCGCCGGCAAGCTTTGGCAGCATCGTGAGGCCTTTCCGATTTGGCGACAGAATATCCAAGGAAAACAAAGCGGGTAACCCTAACCCAGACAGGCTTAAAACACGAACCCCAATTCCTTGGCGAAGCCCGGCAGCAGGGGTGTCGCCGCGTCGAACAGGATGCGCCGCGATGCAACGCCACCGGTCATGGTGACGATGACGGCCCGGCCGACACCGGCAATCTGCCCCGGCTCCCGCAGGACAGCGACCAGCCGGCCGCCCTCGGCCAGCTGATCCACAAGCATCGTGGGGATCGTCTCGACCGCGCCATTCAGCACGATCACATTATAGGGCGCCTGCTTGGCATAGCCTTCCTGCATGGCACCATGAATGACGGCGGCATTGTCGCAGTTCAGCTCGGTCAGCAGACGGTTGGCTTCGTCCACCATTGGCTCCACCGCCTCCAGCCCCAGCACGGAGGCGGAAAGCCGCGCCAGGATGGCCGTGGAATAGCCGGTGGCACAGCCGATATCCAGCACGGCGTCGGTGGCGGCGATGCGCGCTTCCTGCAGCAGGCGGGCCAGCACCAGCGGCTCCATCAGATGGCGACCGTCGCCAATCGGCAGGTCTTCATCCAGATAGGCGATGCCGCGATAGGCCTTCGGCACGAAGGATTCGCGCGGAATCGCCTCGAACGCCTCGATGATGGCCGTATTCGTCACCTTGTTGGTGCGAAGCTGGCTCTCGACCATATTGTGCCGCGCGGCCGCAAAATTCGTCATGATTCTATCCGGCAAGTGTCTGACGATATCGAACGGGAACAGCCCTTCGACAGGCAGCCGCAGCCGCCGTGCGCAGTTATATCCCCCTCCCCGCCGCCTGACAACGCCCGGACGGGTCTGGATATAAAACGAAACAAAAAGGGGCACGTCTGAGACGTGCCCCTTTTTTCGAATTGGCTCCCCGGGACGGATTCGAACCGCCGGCCAAGCGGTTAACAGCCGCTTGCTCTACCGCTGAGCTACCGGGGATCAGCAACAGCGCGATATCCCGCTGCGATCCTTGGCGAACCGCTATCCGGTCCGCCGTGGGAGGCCGGCCTTATAGCAAAGCCCCTTCCCGCTTTCCAGCCCGAATTCACCGCCGCCGAAATATTAGCGGGGCATCCGAGCCGTCCCCCTGAAAAAACGGAAGCCGCTGGAGGCCCGGGCCGGAATCGAACCGACGTACAAGGATTTGCAGTCCTCTGCATAACCACTCTGCCACCGGGCCGGCGGCGACGGCCGTTTGACCGTGGGGCGGAAGATATAGGCTCCGCGCGGCGCCCGGGTCAAGCGCTCATGGCGCTCAGTGACACAGGATTGTCACGGCTTCGGGGATAGCGCCGGGCGGCGCCAGAAAATCTCGCCCGACCGCAGCCGGCGCCACAGCTTGTCCAGCTTTCGTCCGCCCTCGGATGACGCATGGCCATGCCAGCCCAGAATCAGGCCCGCTGCATGGGCACGCTGAAGATCCTTGCCCGACAGGCCTGCCATTCCCTTGGGCAGGAGCAGGCTCTCGGCAACCGCGGCATCATTCATATGGCCCAGCACTTCCTGCAGCGCAGCCAAGGCTTTCAGATAAGGTTCGGTCTTCTTCTTCGGGTACAGTCCGGAAAAGAATTCAGCGGCATAGCGCATCTTCTTCACATAGATGCGCAGGAGGTGGCGGTCGGCGGGCGGGCCGGCCATCAGGCGCTTGCCATTCTTGCGCAGCTTACGGGACCGCCGGTCCAGCAGCGCATCGGCAAAATCCCGTGCCGGCGCGAAGAGCTGCGCGCCGGTTTCCGTCAGCCCCTGCTCGCGCCAGCCGGCCTCGGCAATCCAGCGGCTGAGGTCGAGCAGCAGCCTTGTATAGCGGCGGTCGGCAATCGCCGCCCGCGCGCGGTCATAGGCCAGCGCGCTCATCCGGTCGGATTCCGCCAGCAGGCCCGCCATACCGGGTGCCGCCGGGAAAACCGCCTGGACCGGGCGCACGATCTCCTCGCGGAACACATCATAATCCCGGGCGGGGCCCAGTTCGCTGGCCAGCCATTTCAGCTCCGCCTTGAAATGCGCCGCCTGTTCCGTCGGCAACACCGGCGCAAAGACCGTGAACAGCGAGCGCAGGCGGCGCAGCCCGACACGCATCTGATGCACGCCCTCCGGGTCATCGCCCTGGCAGACGACCGGTTCATTGGCGGCGATCTGCCTGACGCAGCTACGTACGCTGAGGGACAGCACCTCCTCCAGCAGCATCTGCCGGTCCAGCGCCGGCCGGTCCGCCTTTTCCGGCCGTGGCTGGCGGTCCAGCAGCAGATCGTAGCCGCGTTTCGATTTGCCGGTATGGGCGACACTCAACGGAACATGCGTCAGCAGCTCCTGCGCCAGCGCGAAGACAAGGCCGACCGCCCCCTCTTCCAGCTCGATCTCCAGCTCGCAGAGTGCGGATTCCTTGGCACCAACCCGCACCACGCCACGGTCCAGGCAGATACTCAGCCTGCCGCCGCCGTAGCTGATGCTGCGTTCCCAGCGCCTTATATCGGTTTCGAAGATGGGCGCCAGCCCTTCCGCGACCGCCTGCTCGACCAGCTGGCGCAGATCGGCATCGGCAATTCGATCCGGCATCGGCACCGCATGGGGCTGGGCATCGGGAACCGCCGCTTCCAGCTCGTCACGCTGCGCAAGACCGGCGGCATAGGCGCCGCGCGCCTTGACAGCCTGGATATTCTGCCGCCCCTGCCGCCTGACCCTCAATTCAACGCCGGCGCGGGCAAGCAGAAGGTCCGGCGTGTCGAAATAGATCGCCCGCAGCTGCCGGCTGACCGTCCGGCCCGGCGCATGTCCCTTCCACAGCGGATGCCGCCAAAGACGCTCGGCCAGGGCCGGATCTAGGGCCAGTTTCAGTTCCGTTTCCCGAGGGCGCTTATTCTCCCGCCCTTCCCCACCAGATATCGCCCCAGATAGCGCCACGGCAGCCTCAAATCCAAATTCAGCAAAATCCGCCCTATACGAATCCTGAAATTGGTGCAATCGCGGCTGGGCAAAAAACGACAACCGATCTGTAACATTATTGTAATATACGAGGCTGCTCCGCCCCGTTGCCTACACCAGATCCTTCGGGCTGGTGAAGCTGCGAAGTTCCGCATTCTTCCAGTCGATTTCAGCCCAGGGCTGTTTCGGTAGCGAGAATACGGCCAGCGCACAGGTCGGATATTTCTGTTCCATGCGTTCGCGTGCGTCTTTCGCGCCGCTGCCGGCCAGCGACAGCGCGAATTCCTCCAG
This sequence is a window from Oceanibaculum indicum P24. Protein-coding genes within it:
- a CDS encoding valine--tRNA ligase, whose product is MLGKTFEPAAIEAKWYPEWEKSGAFCCDPKSGKTPYTIMMPPPNVTGSLHMGHALTFTLQDILIRYHRMKGYDVLWQPGTDHAGIATQMVVERQLEAQQVTRHDLGREKFVEKVWEWKAESGGTIINQLRRLGASADWERERFTMDEGLSKAVRKVFVRLFKEGLIYRDKRLVNWDPRLLTAISDLEVEPREVKGKLWHFRYMLADGSGRSITVATTRPETMLGDTAVAVHPEDERFTDLVGQMVELPLVGRKIPIIADDYSDPEKGTGAVKITPAHDFNDFEVGKRHHLEMINVLDREARMNENAPEAYRGLDRYKAREKIVADIEALGLLEKIEDHPHTVPHGDRSGVAIEPWLTDQWFCDAATLAKPALEAVETGKTEFVPKQWEKTYYEWMRNIQPWCVSRQLWWGHQIPAWYGPDGAYFVEETEEEAQEAATKHYGKPVDLTRDPDVLDTWFSSALWPFSTLGWPDETPELKRYYPGDVLVTGLDIIFFWVARMMMAGIHFEKDIPFRTVYIHALVRDERGQKMSKSKGNVIDPLDLIDRFGADALRFTLTAQAGQGRDIKLAESRVEGYRNFATKLWNAARYCEMNGARAVEGFDPATAKQRVNRWIAGEVVRTAKKISQAFETYRFNDAAGAAYQFIWGSFCDWYLEFTKPILLGEDEAAKAETRAMTGWALDQILLMLHPIMPYITEELWNALAEKRGGLLISASFPDLPDSLIDPEADAEMEWLVRLISDIRSVRSDMNVPPAAKAPLQVKGASAATQARFAAHNDIILRMARLSGVETVDETARGAVQIVLDEATLALPLAELIDVSAEKQRLTKEIDKVEAEIRKIAAKLANENFVAKAPPEVVEENQERKADAEATRDKLSAALQRLAAV
- a CDS encoding protein-L-isoaspartate O-methyltransferase family protein, with product MTNFAAARHNMVESQLRTNKVTNTAIIEAFEAIPRESFVPKAYRGIAYLDEDLPIGDGRHLMEPLVLARLLQEARIAATDAVLDIGCATGYSTAILARLSASVLGLEAVEPMVDEANRLLTELNCDNAAVIHGAMQEGYAKQAPYNVIVLNGAVETIPTMLVDQLAEGGRLVAVLREPGQIAGVGRAVIVTMTGGVASRRILFDAATPLLPGFAKELGFVF
- a CDS encoding TolC family outer membrane protein, which gives rise to MLPKLAGANQTMADPARRSRWRGLLLGGAAFAALAALSPSSVSAQTLSEALALAYETNPVLQAQRARLRETDESLAQALSNWRPTVSVSGEIGRTTTDVERLGVEDRQSSNTRTPSRATFSVNQPLYRGGRTTAETERAEASIQAQRAQLISTEQQIFLQAATAYMNVIRDEATLELRVNNVQRLQRQLEATRDQFNVGEVTRTDVSQSEARLAQSQADRVAAEGQLAASRERFIQVVGIAPTRLSEPDVPLDTPGDREAVLTEASRNNPNVLTQRFSIDSVEAQTRQIFGETLPQVNLSVEVSRFENQQLRDSRTDEASVFATVTVPLYQSGSVSSRVRQSKQQETRAQNALEDARRTAVSNAAAAYDNLAAAKARIESLVTVIGAAEIALDGVQEEAKVGSRTILDILDAEQELLNAQVSLVSAQRDEIVYKLELLTAIGSLTARDLGLQVQFYDFEKHYRETRGRWWGFDISED
- a CDS encoding CYTH and CHAD domain-containing protein, with product MALSGAISGGEGRENKRPRETELKLALDPALAERLWRHPLWKGHAPGRTVSRQLRAIYFDTPDLLLARAGVELRVRRQGRQNIQAVKARGAYAAGLAQRDELEAAVPDAQPHAVPMPDRIADADLRQLVEQAVAEGLAPIFETDIRRWERSISYGGGRLSICLDRGVVRVGAKESALCELEIELEEGAVGLVFALAQELLTHVPLSVAHTGKSKRGYDLLLDRQPRPEKADRPALDRQMLLEEVLSLSVRSCVRQIAANEPVVCQGDDPEGVHQMRVGLRRLRSLFTVFAPVLPTEQAAHFKAELKWLASELGPARDYDVFREEIVRPVQAVFPAAPGMAGLLAESDRMSALAYDRARAAIADRRYTRLLLDLSRWIAEAGWREQGLTETGAQLFAPARDFADALLDRRSRKLRKNGKRLMAGPPADRHLLRIYVKKMRYAAEFFSGLYPKKKTEPYLKALAALQEVLGHMNDAAVAESLLLPKGMAGLSGKDLQRAHAAGLILGWHGHASSEGGRKLDKLWRRLRSGEIFWRRPALSPKP
- a CDS encoding DUF2497 domain-containing protein; protein product: MEEILASIRRIISEDGAADEAEPAPAPKAAKPAPKPQPVAEPEPEPEPEVDFEPVPAEEPEPEFEPEPEIEEEAFVPEEEEEDILDLTEKVEEEAEVEPLFEEQRRRAQAAPPPQPDFEEEDEGLVSPPKRDEAVSAFANLTSTLEARHPELPIGAGHKTLESLTKEVMRPMLKDWLDKNLPHIVERLVREEIERIARQGQRHPEE